Below is a window of Clostridiales bacterium DNA.
CTGATCTGCAAGAGTATTGAAATCCGGGAAAAAAAGATCGAAGAGGATAAAACCGAATGGTAATCAGACGTATTTTTCTCCTGTTCATTGTCCTGATCACGGCCTTCAGTTCCGCTTCTGCAGATATTGCCTGGCCGGAAGAAACAAACGGCCAGAAAGTACTGAAACAATACATTGAGAGCGTCAATTCTTTCCTGACGCAGCAGGGCGAAACGCCGGTCAACTCCGGTTTTGATATTTATCCCGGATTTGCCGTCCTTGGAATCACGCATTCAGATAACGCTGACGTGCCTGAAGATGTCGAAATTACTGTGAAACTGAACGATGATACGCTTGATTCGCTGGAGCTGATCGTCCGGGATATCCCCCGGTTTCCTGCAATCGCCTCATCCTTCCTTCGCGCTTTGTTCCAGAATGCTGATTCCGCGACGGACGAAATCTCTGTTCCCTCACAGAAAGCAGCTCAGGTCATCCGGGACCCGGACACTTCTTTCGGGGAGGAAATATACGAAGACAAAGGGAATGCGCCACGTATATACTATAACTATATTCCGAAAAATTATGACGAAAAAAGCTGGCTTGTCATGACAATCATCTTCCCGCACATAGATTCCTGGGACGGATCCGACATCCTGACAATCCAGGATGAGGAAAAAACCTATATTCCGGATGAGGAAGTCGGCGAAGCCTATGAGGGCTACTACTCCAAGGATGATTATTCCCATTTCGACATTTTTACAACGCCGACTCCCGAACCTGATTCTGCTGCCGCTGAATATGATTTCAGATAAACCATCCGTTGTTTCTGTGTTGTTTTTCCGGCCACCGTATTGTGAATGTCCGCCTCAGAGGGTAAAATTCTCTCTGGGGCTTTTTTCAGCCCTAATGAACGGAGGTATACCATGAATAAAATCCAGATGAAAACACCCCTGGTTGAGATGGACGGCGATGAGATGACCCGGATCCTCTGGGCGAAAATCAAAGATCTTCTCATTACCCCGTTTGTAGATCTTCAGACGGAATATTATGATCTGGGCCTGAAGCATCGGGATGAAACCAATGACCAGGTTACAATTGACAGTGCAAACGCAGCCAAAAAATACGGTGTGGCTGTTAAGTGTGCCACCATCACCCCCAACGCCCAGCGGGTGGAAGAGTATCACCTGAAGGAAATGTGGAAGAGTCCGAACGGAACCATCCGGGCCATCCTGGACGGAACCGTTTTCCGCTCTCCGATCCTGGTGGACGGTGTTCATCCTACCGTCCGTACCTGGAAGAAACCCATCGTTATTGCCAGGCATGCCTATGGCGACGTTTACCGAAATTCCGAAATCCGTGTTCCATCTGCCGGAAAGGCAGAACTGGTTTTCACCGGTGAGGACGGGGAAGAAATCCGACAGACTATATTTGATTTCAAAGGCCCCGGTGTAATCCAGGGAATCCACAACCTGGACAGTTCCATCTGTTCTTTCGCCCACAGCTGTTTCCGTTATGCCCTGAGCCAGAAACTTGATCTGTGGTTCTCCACAAAAGATACCATCAGCAAAACATATGACCACCGGTTCAAGGATATCTTCCAGGAAATCTATGACCAGGAGTATAAAAAGGCATTTGAAGATAACGGAATCACCTATTTCTATACACTGATCGATGATGCCGTCGCCCGTGTGGTTCGTTCTGAAGGCGGATTTATCTGGGCCTGCAAGAATTATGACGGCGATGTAATGAGTGATATGATCGCGACGGCCTTCGGCTCCCTTGCGATGATGACTTCCGTGCTGGTCAGTCCGAACGGACAGTTCGAGTATGAAGCCGCCCACGGAACTGTTACCCGCCATTATTACCGGTACTTGAAAGGGGAGGAGACCAGCACCAATCCGGTGGCAACGATCTTCGCATGGAGCGGCGCACTGAGAAAACGCGGTGAACTTGATCATCTTCCTGATCTGCAGGATTTTGCCGACAGGCTGGAAAAAGCCACACTGGATACCATTAATTCCGGAATCATGACCAAAGACCTGGCCGGCCTGTATGACGGCAATGTCCAGGGTGTCAACAGCCAGCAGTTCCTGGAAGCAATCTCCGCCAGAATCACCGCCATGTATGCCTGAACTCATCCGGTTCAGGTATTGACGTCCGGTTTTGTTTTCGCTATAATTTAATCAGCTTCCTGGGGATCGCGACAGCTTTTCGGTTTTCCCCACATTTCATAAAATGGAGCCCGGGTCCATATGGTGATATGCCATGCCCCCGTTCTGAACGTCAGGGGACGGCAGATTCATCAGGCAGGGCACCAGCCTGCTTTACATAGCGGGTGAAAAAACGAAAGCATCGGCTCCCTGGGGCAACAGAAAAACCTGTACAAATCTGTACAGGCTTTTTCTTTTCTGAAAAATGGAGATTCTACCGGGTTGACTGGCCGATCGTCATCCTTTGCGAGAAGGGCATACCCCACAGGTACCAGGAAACAATCGCTTCCCTGACATGATGCACCCCGGACCCCGTCAGTACAGTTATCCTGATCAGTTCATCCCGCCCCGGTTCAATTACTGTTTCTTTCCCCGGTTCCAGCATGGTTTCAACAGTACCATTCAACTGAATGATATCCCCCGAAAGGGGAATAATGCGGATTTCCGCCGCTTTAGCCGGAATTCTGGTCCGGTTGGAGATCCGGACCGTCCAGGTGTACAGGAGGCTGTCTGCCGGGGAAAAGGCTGTTTCCTGTGCCAGTTTCAGTCCGGCAAATGTATCCTCTTCCAGCTGCGTCTTCAGCGATTCCATCAGTTCCGGCCGGGACATCGGATCAGTCGCGACGCAATCAATATAAGTCACCGTCAGGGAAGATGATGCATAATAATATACCACGCCAGCCAGTGCGGCAATGCACAGGATAATCAGAATAATACCCGCTGCTTTCATAATCAGTTACCTGTTCCTTGTTCCTGCTGTGAAAGGATCCGGTTCATTTCGTCAATCATTTCAGCATCTTTCAGGCTGAATTTGAATTCCACCCGGCGGGAAGCGTCCGCATCTTCCTTTCCGTCGACATAGATCAGGTCGGAATAGCTTCGTCCCTTTGCGGTGAGAATTTGCTGCAGGCGTGTTTTTTGTTCCCTGGACAGGGACTGCATATTCAGACAGTACAGCGCCACCTGAAGCGCCCGGTCCTGGCTGAGTTTCAGATTTGTTTCATAGCTGCCCTGAGAATCCGTATGTCCTTCAATGATGATCTCACCCAGATAATCCGAATATTCATCCCGAAGCAGGACGTTCAGGTATACCGGAACAAAACGGTTCAGAAGATCCTGACCTTCCTGCTTGATTGTATACTTTCCGGATTCAAAGAATACGGAACTGTCGAGAACAATATCTCCGTTATTCGGATCGACGGTTGCCTTCAGATTCGCATGGGAAAGGGCAGAGGAAAGCTCCCGGATCATCGCAGTCCTGATCCCCACAAGATCATCGATCCGGCGGGCCTGGCTGGAAAGCAGAAGCTGCTGTTCTTCAAGTCTTGCAGTCGCTTTGTCCAGATCCGCCTGTTTCAGGATCAGTGTGTTCTGAAGTTTCTCCAGTTCCTCTTCCCTGGAAATCAGAATCAGATTGGTCGCATTCAGTTCCTCTTCTTTGGAGGTCAGTGTTGTCTGCAGCTCATCCAGATCCGCCTGAATAATAATCAGCGCTTTTTCCTTTTCGTTCAGCGCATCCTGCGCGATATTCAGCTGGATTGCCTGATTGTCCAGTTCTCTGGTCTTTGATTCCAGCATCGTAAAATACTGGTACAGGCTGTATGTCAGTATCAGTACAAAGATCAGCAGCAATGCCGCCATCATATCCGAATAGCTGATCCAGCTTGCTCCGCCTCCCGGACTTCCGTGTGCGGCCCGCCGGTTATGTATTCGTTGACGCGCCATGATCAGTCCTCCCCGGAAAGCGTTGAAACTGTATCAGAAATTTTGCCTACATTGCGGCTGATTCCTTCCATCAAATCCCGGATGGCATCCAGATCCTTCTGATTCAGTTCCGTCCGGTCGGACAGGGAACGGATTTTACCGCCGAATTCAGCCATAAGTCCGGCCAGTTCCTTATTTTCCTTCTCCATCCGGTCCAGAACCGAGCTGACTCTTTCTTCATATGTTTCATCACGGTGCCGGACTTCATTGATCCCTTTCATATAGTGATCAAATTTGTCCAGGATATGATTGGTCATCTCCTGCAGGGCAAGGGCATTATTGACAATTCCCTGCGCAGCAGCCACATTCTCACCGGCTGCCCGTGATGCGCTGATCTGGTTTTTGGTGAGCGAATCCATGGACAGGGACAAAGCGGAGAACTGATTTCCCAGACTCCGGTCCATTTCATCCAGGAACCGCGCCACAATTCGATTGACTCCGTCGATCTGATTCCGGGTAGCACCGACAATGAAGTGATCCATCGATTCGGATACCGGATTCATTGCACGGGTGATGGAACGGCCGACGTTTTCGGCAAGCCGGTCCACCAGCGTATCATTGATTCCCTGCAGCATGAAATTCCGGTCCTGATTCTGAATAATCATCTGTACATCATTATCCAGAGGCCGGGACATCGCCAGCTGGGTGAAAGAAGAAACAAAATCATCAATCGCGCGGTAGCTTGAGCCCTGGGAAATCCGGTTCATCATATTAAAAACAATACTGCAGCTGATACCTGCCACAGACGTCCCGAACGCGAACCGCATTCCGCCGAGCAGATCCGGAATCCCCTTGATCAATTCTGACGCATCTGCGAAATTCAGGGATGAAAGACCCCTGGACAATCCCATAAACGTACCCAGGATACCCAGGGATGTCAACAGGTTCGGGATCAGCTCCGCCAGGGTCGCATTTCCGGGCCCGTGGGTTACCGTATCATCGTTGATATAGTCCTCCACATTTGTCGGAAGTCCGCGCCGGTCCAGCTGTTCCGCATTCTGCAGAAAACGCAGCCATATATCCTGGAGCCTTTTTCCGACAAACCTGGCTTCCTGCCAGACCGGCTTATCAGTCGTTTTTCCGGCATTGGCCTGGAGCCGGCTGATTGCCCTGCGAAGAGCCCCGGTGGTTTTCCACAGCGGAATGAGGCACTTGAACAAACCGATCAGCGTGACAACCGCAATGGCAGAATATACCAGATAATCGGCAAGATCCGGTAGAATTGCCGTAACGTTCGACAGATCAGGCATAATAACGCCTCCTATAAACAAACATACGTCATTATATCATTTTATATTTGAAATGTAAATGAAACACATTTAACAGATATATAATATTTGGATCATTTCAAAGAAGAGAGAACCTGCCCGACCTTGTCATGAATCACCAGGTCGCATTCGCTGTCCATCGGTGTCGCATCCCGGTTGATCAGAATCAGATGTTTTCCGCGAAAATACCGGACCAGTCCTGCCGCAGGATATACTGTGAGGCTTGTACCAGCAACAATCATCAGGTCGGCTTTGGATATCGCATGAACCGCCCCCGTCACAACATCATTGTCCAGGCCTTCCTCATAAAGAACCACGTCCGGCTTAATCCTTCCTCCGCAGCCGCATTTCGGAACCAGTTCCGGATAATCCCGGATATATTCAGGCGGAAAGAACTTTCCGCAGCGTTCACAGTAATTTCTGTGAATACTTCCGTGAAGCTCAAATACTTTCTGATTGCCCGCTTTCTGATGGAGACCGTCAATATTCTGTGTTACGATTCCAGCCAGTTTCCCTGATTTTTCCCATTCCGCCAGTTTCCGGTGAGCCGCATTCGGTTCAGCGTCCAGGGGAAGCATTTTATCCCGGTAGAAACGAAAGAATTCTTCCGGTTTTCGCACAAAAAAGGTATGAGAGAGAATCTCTTCCGGCGGATAATCGTATTTCTGGTGGTACAGCCCGTCTACACTCCGGAAATCCGGAATTCCGCTTTCAGTTGATACACCGGCGCCTCCAAAGAAAACAATTTTTGAGCTTTCATCAATCCATTGCTGCAGTAATTCATAAGTCATTGTTCCACCTCATTTCTCCGGTTTCTCATCGGTGCAGGCAGTATCCTGAATTCCTTCCGGTTTATTATCTTCCGCCATTCCCGAATCCGGTTCTGTATTCTGTACTTCCACAGGCTGTTCTGTACCGGCAGGAACTGCAGGCTTTTCTTCAGCCGGTTCATTTTCAGCCGGATTCTTTTCATTCAATTCCGTTGAATGCGGAGTATTGAAGTTCTTTTTTATTGCACGGTTCATCATGAAAAGCACAACAATATCAAGGACCGCCTCGAATATCAGCATCAGGCCGATTACAAACTCTTTGTTTTCACCAAGGAAGTCCGGACGAAGCATCGCAAGAATGCCGATCACAAGGGACAAAGAGGCGAAAATGAGCATAATCCACCATCTGGCTATTTTCAGCTGAAGCTGGTCAAAGGCATACTGGATTTTCAGGAATGCTCCGGCCAGAAGCGACAGCCCCCAGATCACCGGGAATATTTCCTGCAGAAACGCCGGATTGAACACAAGCATAGTGCCGGAGAGAAGGAGGATCAGCCCTGACGCCAGCCTGGACTCCACAATCTTCCGCATTACAGGGGAATGCAGGTAGACAAAGATCTGGTAAATACCGCAGATCGCCAGGAATGCTGAAAGGACATAGGCAGCAATCATCAGCGCCGTATCCTTCAGGAAAACCAGCAGCAATCCGAAAAGCAGATCAAATCCGATCGAAAACAGCAGGGAATGCATATGGTAAAGCAGTCCTTTTTTCTTTTCCTGATTCCATTTACGGGCACTCATCCGTGCGTATCTCCCTCCATATTCATTTTCCGGAAGTTCTATTTCTAATTTCAACAAAAGTCAAATCGTTTCCTTCCGTACAACGTTTGTTCTTTTGGTTTCCGCAGCCTGCCGATTTATTGACATGGCCGTATCTTCATGCTATGATGCAACAAGTCAAAGCGGAGGGGTCTGCCTGATGATGATCTCAGGCGGCTTTTTGCTTAGAGTGGAGGAATTGCCGTATGAATCAGTACCGTGTCGGAATTGTCGGTGCCACCGGAATGGTCGGGCAGCGGTTTATCTCACTGCTGCAGAATCATCCGTGGTTTCAAGTGACCTGCCTGGCTGCATCTGCCAGAAGCGCCGGAAAAAAATACGCTGAAGCTGTCGGCGACCGCTGGGCTTTTGACTGGCCAATCCCCGATTATGCCGCTGATATGAAGGTGATGGATGCATCTGATATTGATGCCATCAAGCCCCTGGTGGACTTCGTATTCTGTGCCGTGGACATGAAGAAGGATGAAGTCCGCGCGATGGAGGAAAACTATGCCCGCCATGAGATTCCCGTCGTCAGCAACAACAGTGCCTGCCGGGGAATTGAAGATGTTCCCATGGTGGTTCCCGAAATC
It encodes the following:
- a CDS encoding OmpA family protein → MARQRIHNRRAAHGSPGGGASWISYSDMMAALLLIFVLILTYSLYQYFTMLESKTRELDNQAIQLNIAQDALNEKEKALIIIQADLDELQTTLTSKEEELNATNLILISREEELEKLQNTLILKQADLDKATARLEEQQLLLSSQARRIDDLVGIRTAMIRELSSALSHANLKATVDPNNGDIVLDSSVFFESGKYTIKQEGQDLLNRFVPVYLNVLLRDEYSDYLGEIIIEGHTDSQGSYETNLKLSQDRALQVALYCLNMQSLSREQKTRLQQILTAKGRSYSDLIYVDGKEDADASRRVEFKFSLKDAEMIDEMNRILSQQEQGTGN
- a CDS encoding NADP-dependent isocitrate dehydrogenase translates to MNKIQMKTPLVEMDGDEMTRILWAKIKDLLITPFVDLQTEYYDLGLKHRDETNDQVTIDSANAAKKYGVAVKCATITPNAQRVEEYHLKEMWKSPNGTIRAILDGTVFRSPILVDGVHPTVRTWKKPIVIARHAYGDVYRNSEIRVPSAGKAELVFTGEDGEEIRQTIFDFKGPGVIQGIHNLDSSICSFAHSCFRYALSQKLDLWFSTKDTISKTYDHRFKDIFQEIYDQEYKKAFEDNGITYFYTLIDDAVARVVRSEGGFIWACKNYDGDVMSDMIATAFGSLAMMTSVLVSPNGQFEYEAAHGTVTRHYYRYLKGEETSTNPVATIFAWSGALRKRGELDHLPDLQDFADRLEKATLDTINSGIMTKDLAGLYDGNVQGVNSQQFLEAISARITAMYA
- a CDS encoding NAD-dependent protein deacylase, giving the protein MTYELLQQWIDESSKIVFFGGAGVSTESGIPDFRSVDGLYHQKYDYPPEEILSHTFFVRKPEEFFRFYRDKMLPLDAEPNAAHRKLAEWEKSGKLAGIVTQNIDGLHQKAGNQKVFELHGSIHRNYCERCGKFFPPEYIRDYPELVPKCGCGGRIKPDVVLYEEGLDNDVVTGAVHAISKADLMIVAGTSLTVYPAAGLVRYFRGKHLILINRDATPMDSECDLVIHDKVGQVLSSLK
- a CDS encoding DUF308 domain-containing protein, translated to MSARKWNQEKKKGLLYHMHSLLFSIGFDLLFGLLLVFLKDTALMIAAYVLSAFLAICGIYQIFVYLHSPVMRKIVESRLASGLILLLSGTMLVFNPAFLQEIFPVIWGLSLLAGAFLKIQYAFDQLQLKIARWWIMLIFASLSLVIGILAMLRPDFLGENKEFVIGLMLIFEAVLDIVVLFMMNRAIKKNFNTPHSTELNEKNPAENEPAEEKPAVPAGTEQPVEVQNTEPDSGMAEDNKPEGIQDTACTDEKPEK